Proteins from one Pleurocapsa minor HA4230-MV1 genomic window:
- a CDS encoding CHAT domain-containing protein: MMKLSQLPVKILLSCICIILATESARSQSGNMSDITQPSPDAMINQPDQDEGNTVDNLGENTAGDIVEEVPVNSSQPNSQIETVSPEADSTINIQSEIVESEPVTVEETAEVANSPESDEIVEKLVDEADAREVKKSEEVEEEKVAEKDSQPAVEQLDRVAYETQFQEAPGDLAIFMQEEFQLNQLIGSTGIELYGTVPSVKEISQRLAQLAEQTGKKPAFINISLQENQLESLVVLPEQVQANAKTSLVASSKLKGVDAPAASQASLIRKTVKNTSRKDILAKATEFRAEIGDVRKLNLNDYKKSSQELYNVLIKPIEAELQANKIDVLVFSMDSGLRLLPVAALYDGQQFLVEKYAMGIVPSFGLTDTRYVSPDEASILAMGASEFKEQASLPTMPIELKTIVSNPRRGESFLNQQFTIPNFVAQNSRETPFSIIHLGTHAEFKAGDLSDSYIQFYDEQLKIPQLQQLSDQLGWNTDDTPIELMVLSACETALGDKDAELGFAGLAVQAGVKSALASLWYVSDLGTLAMMGEFYDQLDSTLNKAEALRQTQIAMLRGNVKIDSKQVKLSNGKDLPLPADFPDGTLSLNHPYFWSAFTMIGNWN, encoded by the coding sequence ATGATGAAATTATCTCAACTACCAGTAAAAATATTATTGTCATGTATCTGTATTATCCTGGCGACAGAATCAGCGCGTTCTCAATCAGGTAATATGTCCGATATTACGCAGCCTAGTCCTGATGCCATGATTAATCAGCCCGATCAGGATGAAGGCAATACAGTTGATAATTTAGGAGAAAACACTGCGGGGGATATCGTCGAAGAAGTTCCCGTTAACAGTAGTCAACCCAATAGTCAAATAGAAACTGTTAGTCCAGAAGCTGATAGTACTATTAATATTCAATCTGAAATTGTTGAGAGCGAACCAGTAACTGTAGAAGAAACTGCTGAAGTTGCTAACTCGCCTGAGTCTGATGAAATAGTTGAAAAATTAGTTGACGAAGCTGATGCTAGAGAAGTTAAAAAATCTGAGGAAGTGGAGGAAGAAAAAGTAGCAGAGAAAGATTCTCAGCCAGCAGTGGAGCAGTTAGATCGCGTAGCATATGAAACTCAGTTTCAAGAAGCACCTGGCGATTTAGCCATTTTTATGCAGGAAGAATTTCAATTAAATCAGTTAATTGGTTCTACGGGAATTGAACTTTATGGCACTGTACCTTCGGTCAAAGAGATTTCTCAGAGATTAGCTCAGTTAGCTGAACAAACAGGCAAAAAACCTGCTTTTATCAATATCTCTCTTCAAGAGAATCAGCTAGAATCATTGGTGGTTCTACCTGAGCAAGTACAGGCTAATGCCAAAACTTCATTGGTGGCATCGTCGAAGTTAAAGGGTGTTGATGCGCCAGCAGCCTCCCAAGCCTCATTGATCCGTAAAACAGTCAAGAATACCTCTCGTAAAGATATTCTTGCCAAGGCAACAGAATTTCGCGCTGAAATTGGTGATGTGCGGAAACTCAATCTAAATGACTACAAAAAGTCCTCACAAGAGCTATACAATGTCCTAATTAAACCCATAGAAGCAGAACTTCAAGCTAATAAAATTGATGTTTTGGTGTTTTCGATGGATTCAGGCTTGCGTTTATTACCCGTCGCAGCACTTTATGATGGTCAACAATTCTTGGTTGAAAAGTATGCGATGGGAATTGTCCCTAGTTTTGGCTTGACCGATACTCGTTACGTGAGTCCAGATGAAGCTTCCATTTTGGCAATGGGCGCATCTGAATTTAAAGAGCAAGCATCCTTACCAACTATGCCTATTGAACTGAAGACGATTGTGAGTAATCCCCGTCGTGGAGAGTCATTTCTGAATCAGCAATTTACAATTCCCAATTTTGTGGCTCAAAACAGTCGCGAAACACCATTCTCAATTATTCATTTAGGTACTCATGCTGAATTCAAAGCAGGTGATTTAAGCGATTCTTACATCCAGTTTTATGATGAACAGCTCAAAATACCTCAGCTACAACAATTATCAGACCAACTTGGTTGGAACACTGATGATACGCCGATTGAATTAATGGTTTTAAGTGCTTGTGAAACTGCTTTGGGAGACAAAGATGCCGAGCTTGGTTTTGCGGGATTAGCGGTACAGGCGGGGGTAAAATCTGCATTGGCTAGTCTCTGGTATGTTAGTGATTTGGGGACTTTAGCCATGATGGGTGAGTTTTACGATCAGCTAGATAGTACTTTGAATAAAGCAGAGGCCTTGCGTCAAACTCAGATAGCAATGCTGCGAGGCAATGTCAAGATTGATAGCAAGCAGGTTAAGTTATCCAATGGCAAAGATTTACCTCTACCAGCAGATTTTCCCGACGGTACTTTAAGTCTCAATCATCCTTATTTCTGGTCAGCATTTACCATGATTGGTAATTGGAATTAG
- a CDS encoding chlororespiratory reduction protein 7: MPDPIMYQEDGYVVLESDQPEQFMNSAELKTKLAHLLQQPEVIIPRELEQFESPELQAQHLLDNYFELDISADHYLQWYVVRLEK, from the coding sequence ATGCCCGATCCGATTATGTATCAGGAGGATGGTTATGTTGTCCTCGAATCAGATCAGCCTGAACAATTTATGAATTCAGCCGAACTGAAAACCAAGCTAGCTCATCTGTTACAGCAACCAGAAGTAATTATTCCCAGAGAGCTGGAACAGTTTGAATCACCAGAATTACAGGCTCAACACTTACTTGATAACTATTTTGAGTTAGATATTAGTGCAGATCATTACCTACAGTGGTATGTAGTACGCCTAGAAAAATAA
- a CDS encoding YdiU family protein gives MATSLNPLLNLQYEPMMENLGDDYYDIVAAADFPSHFLRYRNDRLLPLLGLKPELVTDGDFIAAFGQFSGVRPFLALRYHGYQFGAYNPFLGDGRGFLYGQVRGVDGNLYDLGTKGSGRTPYSRSADGRLTLKGGVREVLAGEALHQLGVNTSRCLSLIETGEALWRGDEPSPTRSAVMVRLSKSHIRFGTLERLHYLQRPDLISKLLDSAIAVYYPDIPDDEDKYNQFYAQLVMRVAQLAAQWMAAGFCHGVLNTDNMSIAGESFDYGPYAFIPTYDARFTAASFDYGGRYSYGNQPYICRFNLELLQKPLAMITEQSSLEIGLAQFDDYYQQHYQQLMLQKLGFEADLGKIAHELSTQTINLLRDTEISYHGFFAELAQGFDSRWCEEQELILANATFSWQITDNWRSIYHQCLNQVSPDNMKEIGDRLKIHNPQTALLRPVIESVWRSISEENDWQPLTNLLHDLQQ, from the coding sequence ATGGCAACAAGTCTCAACCCGCTGCTCAACCTTCAATATGAACCCATGATGGAAAACTTGGGTGATGACTACTACGATATTGTTGCTGCTGCGGATTTTCCTAGCCATTTTCTCCGTTATCGTAACGATCGCCTGTTACCATTATTGGGATTAAAACCAGAGTTAGTGACCGACGGCGACTTTATTGCTGCTTTTGGTCAATTCAGCGGGGTCAGACCTTTTTTGGCTCTACGTTATCATGGTTATCAATTTGGCGCTTATAATCCCTTTCTGGGGGATGGTAGGGGCTTTTTATACGGTCAGGTTCGCGGTGTAGATGGTAATTTATACGATTTAGGAACTAAAGGATCGGGGAGAACGCCTTATTCCCGCAGTGCTGATGGTCGGTTAACTCTCAAGGGTGGTGTTAGGGAAGTGTTAGCAGGGGAGGCACTACATCAGCTAGGAGTAAATACTTCTCGTTGTTTAAGCTTGATTGAGACGGGGGAAGCTTTATGGCGAGGAGATGAACCTTCCCCCACTCGTTCTGCGGTAATGGTGCGGTTGAGTAAGTCCCATATTCGTTTTGGCACTTTAGAAAGACTACATTATCTACAACGTCCAGATTTGATTAGTAAATTATTAGATAGTGCGATCGCTGTTTACTATCCAGATATTCCTGACGATGAGGATAAATATAACCAGTTTTACGCTCAGTTAGTCATGAGGGTGGCGCAGTTGGCAGCACAATGGATGGCGGCAGGCTTTTGTCATGGTGTTCTCAATACTGATAATATGTCGATCGCTGGGGAAAGTTTTGATTATGGCCCCTATGCCTTTATTCCTACCTATGACGCTCGATTTACCGCTGCCAGCTTTGACTATGGTGGGCGCTATAGCTATGGTAATCAACCCTATATTTGTCGGTTTAATTTAGAGTTACTGCAAAAACCCCTGGCAATGATTACAGAACAATCGAGTTTGGAAATCGGCTTGGCGCAGTTTGACGACTACTATCAACAACATTATCAACAGTTGATGCTACAAAAACTAGGGTTTGAGGCTGATTTGGGAAAGATCGCTCATGAATTATCAACTCAGACAATTAACTTATTAAGAGATACCGAGATTAGCTATCATGGTTTCTTTGCTGAATTAGCTCAAGGATTCGATTCTCGTTGGTGCGAAGAGCAGGAGTTAATTTTAGCCAACGCTACTTTTTCTTGGCAAATTACCGACAATTGGCGCAGTATTTATCATCAATGCCTTAATCAAGTCTCCCCAGACAATATGAAAGAAATTGGCGATCGCCTTAAGATTCATAACCCTCAGACTGCTTTATTACGTCCTGTAATTGAATCCGTTTGGCGATCGATTAGTGAGGAGAATGATTGGCAACCTTTGACAAACTTGCTTCATGATCTTCAGCAGTAA
- a CDS encoding glycoside hydrolase family protein: MQLANQAKKFFYFSCLVLFLGTLGSISQEPRNFWWQQSEQMLSKLYGHWHSEQPNPQGHYTPNVSGTQPLVMGGGDPYVRALMRTITASEANVSRPYNVIYGGKQVEDLSEHPQLCVTIVAGPNTGNCTTAAGRYQMLDFTWNRTAQQYHPHPGGFWRWKSYSFEAEYQDAVVYAWLSDSQAWGMDIPQLLRQGEVTQVLELLSGTWTSLGYGIETNSMSNYLPQIYQNMLQEELG; this comes from the coding sequence ATGCAGTTAGCTAATCAAGCCAAAAAGTTTTTCTATTTCAGTTGTTTGGTATTATTCCTGGGGACTTTAGGAAGTATCAGCCAAGAACCCAGAAATTTTTGGTGGCAACAATCTGAGCAAATGTTATCCAAGCTTTACGGACACTGGCATTCAGAGCAACCTAATCCTCAAGGCCACTATACTCCTAATGTATCTGGCACTCAACCCTTAGTTATGGGTGGGGGAGATCCTTATGTTAGAGCTTTGATGCGCACGATTACCGCTAGCGAAGCTAATGTTAGTCGTCCCTACAACGTCATTTATGGTGGCAAGCAGGTTGAAGACTTAAGTGAGCATCCTCAGCTTTGCGTCACCATTGTCGCGGGGCCAAATACTGGTAATTGTACGACTGCTGCGGGACGTTATCAAATGCTCGACTTTACTTGGAATCGGACAGCACAGCAGTATCATCCTCATCCTGGGGGTTTTTGGCGTTGGAAAAGCTATAGTTTTGAAGCTGAATACCAAGATGCGGTGGTTTATGCTTGGCTTAGTGATTCTCAGGCTTGGGGAATGGATATTCCCCAGTTACTACGACAGGGAGAAGTAACTCAGGTGCTTGAATTACTCTCAGGAACTTGGACTAGTTTAGGATACGGAATTGAGACTAATTCTATGAGCAATTATTTACCCCAAATTTATCAGAACATGTTGCAGGAAGAGTTAGGGTAA
- a CDS encoding dynamin family protein has product MPLTLSGEQQQLFDRSLQTIQQVEGLFVEAKVLFPNFDPDTEVLKQQLANPFSIFICGEFNAGKSSLLNQLNNQEIATVGFLPTTQEIHAYNPEGFGGLVFIDSPGTNSIIEQHQELTENYLQQADIILFVTSVERPLSKSEQDFLTLVDQTWARKIIVVINKADLVTDDEAKQIREYVSEGLKEILTEMPPVFTISAKTGSGMDELKSFLLAFLAEGEKVKLKLRGPQNSLLVYLEQLEQKNESIKAKLQSDKVIFDRTSRRIEERLEEYNLLFGIFRDNIEDLFTNLITETNELIDNNTGFLTVVKRKITKEEDFLEERLAKTIKDIQLDKNLQDIFQEAIATFQKYRERIIREAKEDLSTAITVSEDTLALPPINTDRLNSNEFATKIKTATEEGLESFWKLGITAAATGVGGQLIFSSISADTTAFVVAGLFSLMSFDALPRRRRKLKAELEQNYRSLQENYTKSLKDALAAELNKCLQQFANVIRPQQEELASKIATAESIAKETANIKAQIQQITTEVEQLANNT; this is encoded by the coding sequence ATGCCTCTAACTCTTTCAGGAGAACAACAGCAACTTTTTGACCGTAGCTTGCAAACCATCCAGCAAGTTGAAGGTTTGTTTGTGGAGGCAAAGGTACTTTTTCCCAATTTCGACCCCGATACTGAAGTACTCAAGCAGCAGCTAGCTAATCCCTTTTCGATCTTTATCTGTGGTGAATTTAACGCAGGCAAGTCTAGTTTACTCAATCAACTCAACAATCAAGAAATTGCCACAGTGGGTTTTTTGCCTACCACCCAAGAAATTCACGCTTATAATCCCGAAGGCTTTGGTGGCTTAGTCTTTATTGATAGTCCAGGTACTAACTCGATTATTGAGCAACACCAAGAGTTAACAGAAAATTATCTCCAGCAGGCGGATATTATTTTGTTCGTTACTTCTGTTGAGCGTCCTTTGAGTAAATCTGAGCAAGATTTTTTAACCTTAGTCGATCAAACTTGGGCGCGGAAAATTATTGTGGTGATTAATAAAGCCGATTTAGTTACCGACGACGAAGCAAAGCAAATCCGTGAATATGTTAGCGAAGGTTTAAAAGAAATCCTCACAGAAATGCCCCCTGTCTTTACGATTTCAGCAAAAACAGGTAGCGGGATGGATGAGCTTAAAAGCTTTTTGTTGGCATTTTTGGCAGAAGGAGAAAAAGTTAAGCTTAAGCTGCGTGGCCCACAGAATTCGTTATTAGTTTATCTAGAACAATTAGAACAGAAAAACGAATCGATTAAAGCCAAATTACAGTCGGACAAAGTTATTTTTGACCGTACCTCCCGTAGAATTGAGGAAAGACTAGAAGAGTACAATCTTTTATTTGGTATTTTTCGCGATAATATTGAAGATTTGTTTACCAATTTAATTACAGAAACCAACGAATTAATTGATAATAATACGGGGTTTTTAACCGTTGTTAAACGCAAAATTACTAAAGAAGAAGACTTTCTCGAAGAACGATTGGCTAAGACAATTAAGGATATTCAGTTAGATAAAAATCTGCAAGACATCTTTCAAGAGGCGATCGCCACTTTTCAAAAGTACCGCGAACGAATTATTAGAGAAGCCAAGGAAGATCTATCTACTGCCATCACTGTCTCTGAGGATACTTTAGCGCTCCCGCCGATTAATACCGATCGCTTAAATAGCAACGAATTTGCCACTAAGATTAAGACAGCAACAGAAGAAGGTTTAGAGAGTTTCTGGAAACTGGGAATCACCGCAGCAGCAACGGGAGTGGGTGGACAACTCATATTTAGTTCAATTTCAGCAGACACGACGGCTTTTGTGGTTGCAGGGTTATTTAGTTTAATGAGCTTTGATGCCTTACCCAGAAGACGGAGAAAACTTAAAGCAGAGTTAGAACAAAATTATCGTAGTCTCCAAGAAAACTATACCAAGAGTCTTAAGGATGCTTTAGCAGCAGAATTAAATAAATGCCTGCAACAGTTTGCTAATGTAATTCGACCTCAACAGGAGGAACTTGCTAGTAAAATAGCTACTGCTGAGTCGATCGCTAAAGAAACGGCAAATATTAAAGCGCAAATTCAGCAGATTACTACTGAAGTAGAACAGTTAGCCAATAATACTTGA
- a CDS encoding ABC transporter permease, protein MMTTSIRLPRQFRLTLSQSLTLIGLMITLSFMAIAFLAPTLQNIGWLQDPTEALANPIHEAPGADYWFGTTRQGYDVFSRTLFGTQAALKVVALATTMSLIIGVPLGLVSGYLGGKIDRVLIFFMDTIYTLPGLLLSVTLAFVVGQGVINAAIALSIAYIPQYYRIVRNHTTSVKTELFIEAAQAMGAPTTRILTRYLFFNVIQSVPVLFTLNAADAILILGGLGFLGLGLPPEVPEWGHDLRLALDALPIGIWWSATFPGLAMTILVTGLSLVGEGLGDMLNPGLKNK, encoded by the coding sequence ATTATGACCACTAGTATTAGATTACCCCGTCAATTTCGCCTGACCCTATCTCAAAGCCTAACTTTAATTGGGCTGATGATTACTCTGAGCTTTATGGCGATCGCTTTTCTCGCTCCCACATTGCAAAATATTGGCTGGTTACAAGATCCCACCGAAGCCCTAGCTAATCCGATCCACGAAGCCCCAGGGGCTGATTATTGGTTTGGCACAACTCGCCAGGGTTATGATGTTTTTTCCCGTACCTTGTTTGGAACTCAGGCTGCTTTGAAAGTAGTGGCGTTGGCAACTACTATGAGCCTGATTATTGGTGTTCCCTTGGGGTTGGTTAGTGGCTATTTAGGGGGCAAGATAGATCGGGTTTTGATCTTCTTTATGGATACCATCTATACCCTGCCAGGATTACTGTTGTCCGTCACTCTAGCGTTTGTGGTGGGTCAAGGGGTCATCAATGCAGCGATCGCCCTCAGTATTGCCTATATTCCTCAGTACTACCGTATTGTACGCAACCATACCACTAGCGTTAAGACCGAACTATTTATTGAAGCAGCGCAGGCCATGGGCGCACCTACAACTAGGATTTTAACCCGCTATCTGTTTTTTAACGTCATTCAAAGCGTTCCTGTGTTGTTCACCCTCAATGCTGCCGATGCCATTCTCATCTTGGGTGGTTTGGGCTTTTTGGGTTTAGGACTCCCGCCTGAAGTACCAGAATGGGGTCACGATCTACGTTTAGCTTTAGATGCCTTACCGATCGGGATTTGGTGGTCTGCTACTTTTCCTGGTTTGGCTATGACCATCTTAGTGACAGGCTTATCCTTAGTCGGGGAAGGATTAGGAGATATGTTGAATCCTGGCTTGAAAAATAAGTAA
- a CDS encoding transposase yields the protein MRGAAKVRLYPTKEQKQLLAQQFGCSRFWWNKALGLQYKHRSEQGRWLKRTELNALLPSLKKELPWLSDCYSQVLQATTKHLEQAMKNWFEGRAKKPRFKAKKNNQSISFPQNVKILGNQLKVPKVGLIEAKFTQVIEGIIKTVTISVTPSGKYYAAIGLDLGNSEVEQSTDGVITGIDLGLKDYVTCHNGTDTYSLKHPKWLKKHERNLRYQQKKLSRREKGSNRHNRARLLVARVHERLSNARQDFLHKLSRTITDESQVVVVENLNIKGMVKNRKLSKAIAQSGWGMFLNFLSYKLEQKGGVLVEIDRFFPSSKTCSNCGHIHKELELKDREWTCSQCSTHHKRDDNASRNIRTEGMKILGLGHSLRGDDVRLLACFEQSSVKRVPSFEQLSLF from the coding sequence ATGAGAGGAGCAGCGAAAGTAAGACTATATCCAACCAAGGAACAAAAACAACTACTAGCTCAACAATTTGGCTGTAGCAGATTTTGGTGGAATAAAGCATTAGGATTACAGTACAAGCATCGTTCTGAACAGGGAAGATGGTTAAAGCGTACTGAACTCAATGCTTTGCTTCCTAGTCTAAAAAAGGAATTGCCTTGGCTGTCTGATTGCTATTCTCAAGTTCTTCAGGCTACGACCAAGCATTTAGAGCAAGCAATGAAAAATTGGTTTGAGGGTAGAGCCAAGAAACCAAGATTCAAAGCTAAAAAGAACAATCAATCAATTAGCTTTCCTCAAAATGTCAAAATACTAGGTAATCAACTTAAAGTTCCTAAAGTTGGTCTAATTGAAGCTAAATTCACTCAAGTAATCGAAGGAATAATCAAAACTGTAACGATTAGTGTTACTCCTTCAGGCAAATACTATGCTGCGATTGGGTTAGATTTAGGAAACTCTGAAGTAGAGCAATCGACTGATGGCGTTATTACAGGGATTGACTTGGGACTAAAAGATTACGTAACCTGTCATAACGGAACGGATACCTACTCGCTCAAACACCCTAAGTGGCTCAAAAAACACGAACGCAATCTAAGATATCAACAAAAAAAATTATCCCGCAGGGAAAAAGGGAGTAACAGACATAACAGAGCGAGGCTTTTAGTGGCTAGGGTTCATGAGCGTCTAAGTAATGCTCGCCAAGATTTCTTGCACAAATTATCTAGAACTATAACCGACGAAAGCCAAGTCGTTGTAGTTGAGAATTTGAATATCAAAGGAATGGTCAAAAACCGTAAATTAAGCAAGGCTATTGCTCAGTCTGGGTGGGGGATGTTCCTAAATTTTCTCAGCTATAAACTAGAACAAAAAGGTGGTGTTTTAGTAGAGATAGATAGATTTTTCCCTTCTAGCAAAACGTGTAGTAATTGCGGTCATATTCATAAAGAATTAGAACTAAAAGATAGGGAGTGGACTTGTAGTCAATGTTCCACTCATCACAAAAGAGACGACAACGCTAGCCGTAATATTCGCACAGAAGGAATGAAAATACTTGGGCTGGGACACAGTCTTCGTGGAGATGATGTTAGACTCTTAGCTTGCTTTGAGCAATCGTCTGTGAAACGAGTACCATCTTTTGAGCAACTTAGTTTGTTCTAG
- the mrdA gene encoding penicillin-binding protein 2, translated as MGSIVKNKFQNYQDSPSGKYRDRLFGTQLQIIPIMTVLSIIFFGGIGWRLSYLQLQQGAINQQKAEDNRTRIVPKQPVRGNITDRHGKMLATSKQSYSAYLWPKAQKEQNWVTNRQIIARILKINPKELQQTVEAAGYNYPSLIPIGRNLTPEQVTAFEEYKPMLKWVETDIDKVRFYPQGKLAAHILGYTGELNQEELNERKSRGYRLGDVMGKMGVESSYEAQLRGQWGGLKLGVNGSGQVISWLGEKPAESGENLTLTIDAKVQKAAETALGTKKGAIVALDPHSGAVIAMASYPSFDPNIFSSNVTPEVWQELQSQGNPFLNMALRAFPPASTFKIVTATAGMESGKFAPNTILGTYPYLSVGGTRFGEWNKSGFGPLGFVQALAWSSNTFFGQIGQGAGGETLIKYAKLYGFGQPTGIELDGETKGLIADDAWKRLNFDDWGWTVGDTVNMSIGQGFTTATPLQIAVMFSAIANDGYRVQPHLVQTAKPPEKVNLNFKPTTIDTISKGLRAVVDSGTGTKLNSPTIPPGAGKSGTAEAPPGDSHTWFGAYAPYEKPEVVVVAFLEHSGGGGGSLAAPLVRQVMEAYFDILPQ; from the coding sequence ATGGGTTCTATTGTAAAAAATAAATTTCAAAATTATCAAGATTCCCCTTCAGGAAAATATCGCGATCGCCTATTTGGTACTCAACTTCAGATCATTCCCATAATGACAGTTCTGAGTATCATTTTTTTTGGGGGTATTGGCTGGCGCTTAAGTTATCTACAGTTACAGCAAGGAGCAATCAACCAGCAAAAAGCTGAGGACAATCGGACTCGTATTGTTCCCAAACAACCTGTCAGGGGTAATATTACAGATCGCCACGGCAAAATGTTAGCGACTAGTAAACAGTCCTATTCCGCATATCTCTGGCCCAAAGCGCAAAAAGAGCAAAATTGGGTCACAAATCGGCAAATTATCGCCCGAATCCTCAAAATAAACCCAAAAGAACTTCAACAAACAGTAGAAGCAGCAGGATACAACTATCCCAGCCTCATCCCTATTGGTCGTAACTTAACTCCAGAGCAAGTAACCGCCTTTGAAGAATATAAGCCGATGCTCAAGTGGGTAGAAACAGATATTGATAAAGTCCGCTTTTATCCTCAAGGTAAACTGGCAGCGCATATTTTAGGCTATACAGGAGAGCTAAACCAAGAAGAGCTAAACGAGAGAAAGTCGCGGGGCTATCGTTTGGGAGATGTCATGGGTAAGATGGGCGTAGAATCTAGTTATGAAGCTCAACTAAGAGGACAATGGGGTGGATTGAAACTAGGAGTAAATGGCTCTGGACAGGTAATTAGCTGGTTAGGGGAAAAGCCAGCCGAATCAGGAGAAAATCTGACTTTAACCATTGATGCCAAAGTTCAAAAAGCTGCGGAAACAGCATTAGGCACAAAAAAGGGTGCAATAGTTGCTCTAGATCCCCATAGTGGTGCTGTCATCGCGATGGCGAGCTATCCTAGTTTTGACCCCAATATCTTTTCCAGTAACGTTACTCCAGAAGTCTGGCAAGAATTACAGTCTCAAGGAAATCCTTTTCTGAATATGGCTTTACGGGCTTTTCCTCCCGCCTCTACCTTCAAAATTGTGACCGCTACTGCGGGGATGGAAAGCGGGAAATTCGCTCCTAATACTATATTGGGGACTTATCCCTATTTATCTGTGGGTGGTACGAGATTTGGAGAATGGAATAAAAGTGGTTTTGGCCCCTTGGGCTTTGTACAAGCTCTTGCTTGGAGTAGTAATACTTTCTTTGGTCAAATTGGCCAGGGTGCTGGTGGCGAAACCCTAATTAAATATGCCAAGCTGTATGGCTTTGGTCAACCAACGGGAATTGAGCTAGACGGAGAAACAAAAGGCTTAATTGCCGATGATGCCTGGAAACGGCTTAATTTTGATGACTGGGGTTGGACTGTAGGGGATACGGTAAATATGTCTATTGGTCAAGGTTTTACCACCGCCACACCGTTACAGATCGCGGTCATGTTTAGTGCGATCGCCAATGATGGTTATCGAGTACAGCCTCATTTAGTCCAAACGGCAAAACCGCCTGAAAAGGTTAATCTCAATTTCAAACCCACCACTATTGACACCATCAGCAAAGGACTTAGGGCCGTAGTGGACAGTGGTACTGGAACTAAACTCAACTCCCCGACTATTCCTCCAGGAGCAGGCAAGAGTGGAACAGCGGAAGCTCCTCCAGGAGACTCTCATACTTGGTTTGGCGCTTATGCCCCTTATGAAAAGCCAGAAGTTGTCGTCGTCGCTTTCCTCGAACATTCTGGTGGTGGGGGTGGTTCTTTGGCTGCACCTTTGGTTAGGCAGGTTATGGAAGCTTATTTTGACATCCTCCCTCAATAA
- the corA gene encoding magnesium/cobalt transporter CorA, with translation MSYEQQLDSNKAVLSAEEEEDLFDYSYEQPGSIPGTLNIEDDAEITNIVLIDYNRDRAQQTINLTPEACAEHMTTESVSWVDVKGLGSEKILQRLGTVFGLHPLVLEDIVNVPQRPKVEDYPQQLVIITQMVVPKPSGTGFSLEQVSLVVGQNYLLTVQEDSDKDCFRPVRRRIKFNKGSIRNMGADYLAYALWDAIIDGFFPILEIYGEKIENLEDEVIFNPSNQSLAKVYQIKRELLALRRAIWPQRNALNTLIRDGSTVINPEILVFLRDCYDHAVQIIDIIETYRELASSLTDIYLSAISNKMNEVMKLLTVISSIFIPLTFIAGIYGMNFNPDISPFNMPELEWYWGYVFCWAIMLATAGGLIYFFWRRGWFENFSSTLK, from the coding sequence ATGAGTTATGAACAGCAATTAGATTCAAACAAAGCCGTATTGTCCGCCGAAGAAGAGGAAGATTTATTTGACTATTCCTATGAACAGCCAGGAAGTATTCCAGGGACGCTCAATATTGAAGATGATGCCGAAATTACAAATATAGTGTTGATTGACTATAATCGCGATCGCGCTCAGCAGACAATTAACCTAACTCCTGAAGCCTGTGCAGAACACATGACTACGGAATCAGTTTCTTGGGTGGATGTTAAGGGTTTGGGTAGCGAAAAGATCTTGCAGAGGTTGGGAACAGTGTTTGGCTTACACCCTTTGGTATTAGAAGATATCGTCAATGTTCCTCAAAGACCAAAAGTAGAAGATTACCCACAGCAGCTGGTGATTATTACGCAAATGGTAGTGCCTAAGCCATCGGGAACAGGCTTTTCTTTAGAACAGGTAAGTTTAGTCGTTGGTCAAAATTATCTTTTGACGGTACAAGAAGATTCCGACAAAGACTGTTTTCGACCAGTACGCCGACGGATTAAGTTTAACAAGGGTTCAATTAGAAACATGGGCGCAGATTATTTAGCCTATGCCCTATGGGATGCGATTATTGATGGTTTTTTTCCGATCCTAGAAATCTATGGCGAAAAGATTGAAAATCTGGAAGATGAAGTGATTTTTAATCCTAGTAATCAAAGTTTGGCAAAAGTATATCAAATCAAAAGGGAATTACTAGCGCTGCGACGAGCGATTTGGCCCCAACGCAATGCTTTGAACACCTTAATTAGAGATGGTAGTACTGTAATCAACCCAGAAATCTTAGTCTTTTTGCGCGACTGCTATGACCATGCAGTCCAAATTATTGACATTATCGAAACCTATCGCGAACTTGCTTCTAGTTTGACAGACATTTATCTTTCGGCAATTAGCAACAAAATGAACGAGGTAATGAAGCTGTTAACGGTGATTTCTAGTATTTTTATTCCCTTAACTTTTATCGCAGGAATCTATGGAATGAACTTTAATCCCGACATTTCTCCGTTTAATATGCCCGAACTTGAGTGGTATTGGGGTTATGTTTTTTGTTGGGCAATCATGCTGGCTACAGCGGGAGGTTTAATTTATTTCTTTTGGCGCAGAGGCTGGTTTGAAAACTTTTCCAGCACTCTTAAGTAG